The Sphingobacteriales bacterium DNA segment TCGGGGTTGCTGCTGTGTTCGGCGGCTTTGGCGTACCAACTTTCGGCGGCGGCGGTTTGGTTGCTGAGGCGGCAGGCATCGCCGATGGTTTCGGCTAAGGTGGCGCGCGCTGTATTGTCGCTGCTTTTGTTGTAGTCGTTTTCCAAAAGTTGCGCCGCCAAATGGTAGCTTTTATTGTCAAAAGCCTGTTGTCCGTCCACAGGTGGTACAAACAATTTGGTACAGGAAATATTGCCGCATAGCAATAAGATGACTGCTGTTATGCTGTACAGCCGGACAGTATTTATTTTGATGGAGGGCATGATTTTCAAATAACTTAAAAAAGTATTTTTATAAAAAAACGTATCCGCACCGAATTTATTCCATTGTAATATACCCGCAAACGGGTTTTTAGAAGTAGCCGCAAATGACTAATTACAAGCTATAAATTGATATAAACATTTGATTATCAAGTATTTTTATTCACACAAAACCATCAAATATTTCTTTTAAAACGGCTATTTTCGGCAGTGCAAAATAATCATTTTCTGCATTATATTTCAAAACTCCCTTCAATAATGCCTCCACCGATTACATCATCGCCTTCATAAAAAACAGCACTTTGCCCGGGTGTAATGGCATTTACTTTATCAAAAAATTCTACCCGTATTTTATCGCCTTCCTGCCGTATCAAAGCGGGCGTGCCGGGGTCTTTGTAGCGTATTTTTACAATGGCTTCCATTCCCTGCTCCAAGTCGGCGTATTTGATATAATTCGCCTGCCCCACCCACATACCGTTGCGCTCTATTTCGTGGAGTTCGCCCAACACTACGGTATTGGTGTGGGCAACAATTTCTTTTACATACATCGTTTTGCCGAAAGCCTGCCCTAATTTACGCTGACCGATGGTATAAAAAGGATAGCCTTCGTGTTTGCCGATAATTTCGCCCGCGCTGTTTACAAAATTACCGCCTGCTACGCGCTCCTGCAAGTCGGGTATGCGGCGTTTGAGGAAACTGCGGTAGTCGTTGTCGGGAACAAAACAAATTTCGTAGCTCTCGGCTTTTTTAGCCAAATCTGTATAGCCTCGGTCGGCAGCCATCTGTCGGATTTGCGATTTTTCGTATTTACCCACCGGAAAAAGATTGCGCGACAAATTCTCCTGACTCAAGCCCCACAGCACATAGCTTTGGTCTTTGTGGCGGTCGTTGCCGCAGCCAATAACCCAACGACCGGAGGGCAGCAGGCGGGTTTGGGCGTAGTGTCCGGTGGCAATATAACGACAGCCGAGTGCATCGGCACGTTTGAGCAAAGCGTTCCATTTGATATGCGTATTGCACATTACACAAGGATTTGGGGTGCGCCCTGCAATGTATTCATTCACAAAATAATCTATCACCGACTCGCCAAATTCATCGCGTATATCAATAATATAGTGCGGAAATCCCAAATCCACCGCCACTGCCCGCGCATCGTTGATAGCGTCCAAACTACAGCAGCCGGTTTCTTTTTTGCTGCCGCCACTGCTTGCATAGTCCCACGTTTTCATGGTAATGCCCACCAAATCGTAGCCTTGTTCGTGCAGGAGCATCGCCGCCACTGTGCTATCAATGCCGCCACTCATAGCTACCAATACTTTTTCTTTTTGCATTTTTTTTCGTGTAGTGTAAAAAAAAACAGATAGTGCTTAGTTTTTAATGATTAATTGTTAGTTAAGTATGCAATTTTCAATGATTTATATCTTTGATGATCATTCAATATTTAACACTACCAAAAAAATAGAGCTATTGAAACAACAAAGTTGCAAAAATCTTGTTTGAAGCAGTCGGAATTATTTAATTTTTTTTTGCGCCTGAAAATTCAAACAACACAGATGCCTGCAAAAAATCGCGCCCGATTTTGTCATTAATTTTATAATCAAATTGTTGTAAATACCCCAAAGAGACAGTACAATAAGGAGCAATTTTATAGCCCAAAGTTGCTGAGATACGATTGCGCTCAAAGTAGGGTTCTTTGTCTGTAAAAAATATCTCGTTGGCAGCCGCCACCTGAAATGGTGCATATCCTTTGCGGGTAGTATTGCCAAAAGGATATGCCACTTGCACACGATAGCGAAAACGATTGCGATAGCCATTTTGCGTATAACGCGCCTCTAAACGATAGCGTTGTTCTATTTTAAATATTCCGATATTTTGCAATAAAACCAACTGATTCCATATCCGAAATTCATCGTTGTTTTTGGGTACTATAAAGTTGCCGCCTTCTTGATAAGTATCGTAATCACCCAAAGCAAAGGTGATGATAAAATGAGGTGTAATTTTGTAATTGATGCCGCCTTTGTATTCGTAATAATGAAAATTATTATAAAAATGCAGGGAGCGCAATTGTGCTTCGGCAAATACACTCCAACGCTCGTTTAGGTTATATTTGATACCGCAACTGCTCCAAGAACCGAGTTCTTGCGACTGTGCTACAAAAGGCTGCACCCAACAATACCATAACAGCACTGCTAAGTATGTTGTGCGAGTTTTTATTTTTTTAATCCAGATAAGCGGCTCGTACATACTCAATGCGTATGGCTGATTCGGGTGCTACTGCAAAACCAATTTGGTTGCCGTTGAAAGCCAAAAAAGGAAAATGTTCGTAATAAGTTTCGTTGATAAAAAACTGATATTGGTCACCCACTTTGCGCACCGTAAAAGTGTTGTATTCGCCGGTGTCATTGAGCGGGTTTTTGAGGCTGCCCACCTCTTCCTGTGTAGTAAAAGTGCCGATGAGCGAGGCTTTTTGGGCGTTGTTGCCGATAAACATAAAATCCAGATTGGGTGCATCATCGCCGCCCCACAAAAGTAAAGAGGCTAAATAATCGCCTTTTTCTATTTTAAATTTGGTTTCTATTTCAAAGTCGCGGGTGGTATTGATGTTTTTGGTGACAGCGGTATAAAACATAGTGCTGTTGGTAGATTCAAAATAGTAAGTACCGTTTTCTATTTTGCGGATAGATACGCCTGTTCCTACACCCCAACCGCCGAAATTGTTGGTAAATTCTTCGTCGAAAATGTCGGTTTTTTGAGAATCAGAATAATCGTTGTAAGCGGGCAGATTGAGTACCCAATCTGGAGTAGGTGTGTTTTCGTGAAAGAGTTCGTCCAAATAATAATCGCGTTTGTAATTGCTGAAATCGGCGTATAAAATGTCGCCACCCGCTTTCATCAGGCTGGCGTATTGTCCGTTGGGCAGCAGGTCTTCTTTGTGCTGACGATTGAGTAGGCAATGCCCCAATTCGTGAAAAACAAGCAATTCGCGCGAGTTTGCACCGGCTGTCCAGTTGTTGGAGGTGGTATCCAACTCCACAAAAGGCGAGCTGTTTTTAGTGCCGAAATGACACAATCCCGCCGCTTCATTACCTTGACTTTCTAAATTTTCTCTAAATTCTACAATCAAATCATCTACCACCAAATTGATGCCGCGTGCTGCCGCCTCCGCCTTAAAATCATCTACGTATGGCTGAATAATGGCAGGCACTTCATATACTTTTTCGTGATCTTTTTTGCAGGAAGTATTGGCGGCTATACCGGCTAAAATGGTAGCAGCGATAAAGATTTTTTGTAGTTTCATTTTTATTTATGATAGAAAAAAGGTGAAAAATAAACTTTAACAAGCCATAAAATTAGCCTCTTTTATAATACAAAACGCTATATTTATCTTTATTTATTGTTTTTTTATTTACAATAAACAACAACAATATTTTTTATTTTCTTTAAAAGAAATCCTCTTCTGCATCGGGGGTGCGGTCGTTGTATTCGTTGGTAGTTTCGGTAGGCGCACTGCGAAACGGACTCGTAGGGTCATACATTTCATAAGCACCGCAATTGAGTTCTATACCTAAATATTTGGGTTGTTCAAATACATCATCTTCGGTGATGCCCAAAGTGGTGTCGGCATATACGCGCTGCATAAATTCGCCCCAAATGGGCAATGCCATATTGCTGCCCGCCCCCAAACTCAATTCGCGGAAGTGAATCCGTTTTTCATCGCCGCCTGTCCACGCACCGGCTACCAATTTCGGCACAACCCCCATAAACCAACCGTCTGAGTGGTCGTTGGTGGTGCCGGTTTTGCCCGCTATTTCTGCCCTGAAAGCATATTTGCCACGCAAACGAATGGCTGTACCGATATCCACCACGCCGCGCAACATCTGTATCATCACATAAGCATCTTGTTCGCTCAATACTTCTTTCATTTTTGGTGTAAAATCTTCCAACACGATGCCGTTTTTGTCTTCTATGCGCGTTACAAAAATGGGTTCTATCCAAGTGCCTTTGTTGGCAAAAGTGCCGTAAGCCCCTATCATTTCTATGAGTGAAATATCTGCTGTTCCCAAAGCAATGGAGGGATAAGGATCTAAATGGCTCACGATACCCATTTTGTGTGCCAGATCCACTACCGCTTGCGGGCACACTTCTTTCATCAAGTAGGCGGTGATATAATTGACTGATTTTGCCAGTCCTTTTTTGAGCGTCAGCGATTGACCATTGAGCGAGTTGTCGGCATTTTTGGGTGTCCAGGGTTCGGGCAAATCCAAGTTGCAGTCTTTTTTGTTGAAGGTCACCGGCACATTGGCAACATATTGGCAGGGCGACCAGCCGTTTTGTATGGCAACCGTATATACAAAAGGCTTAAAAGTAGAGCCTACCTGTTTTTTGCTGCTTTCGCGGGCATTGTCGTATTTAAAATATTTATAATCCACCCCCCCTATCCATACTTTTACATAGCCTGTTTGCGGCTCCATTGCCAAAAAT contains these protein-coding regions:
- the mnmA gene encoding tRNA 2-thiouridine(34) synthase MnmA yields the protein MQKEKVLVAMSGGIDSTVAAMLLHEQGYDLVGITMKTWDYASSGGSKKETGCCSLDAINDARAVAVDLGFPHYIIDIRDEFGESVIDYFVNEYIAGRTPNPCVMCNTHIKWNALLKRADALGCRYIATGHYAQTRLLPSGRWVIGCGNDRHKDQSYVLWGLSQENLSRNLFPVGKYEKSQIRQMAADRGYTDLAKKAESYEICFVPDNDYRSFLKRRIPDLQERVAGGNFVNSAGEIIGKHEGYPFYTIGQRKLGQAFGKTMYVKEIVAHTNTVVLGELHEIERNGMWVGQANYIKYADLEQGMEAIVKIRYKDPGTPALIRQEGDKIRVEFFDKVNAITPGQSAVFYEGDDVIGGGIIEGSFEI
- a CDS encoding DUF2490 domain-containing protein, whose protein sequence is MLLWYCWVQPFVAQSQELGSWSSCGIKYNLNERWSVFAEAQLRSLHFYNNFHYYEYKGGINYKITPHFIITFALGDYDTYQEGGNFIVPKNNDEFRIWNQLVLLQNIGIFKIEQRYRLEARYTQNGYRNRFRYRVQVAYPFGNTTRKGYAPFQVAAANEIFFTDKEPYFERNRISATLGYKIAPYCTVSLGYLQQFDYKINDKIGRDFLQASVLFEFSGAKKN